AGAATTCGAACATGCTCTGGACAGCAAGGGCCGTCTGTTCGTCCCGGCCAAAATGAGGGAGAACCTGGGCGCATCTTTTGTTGTGACCAAAGGTGTGGACGGGTGCCTGGACGTATATCCCATGGAAGCCTGGGAGAAGCTGAAGAACAGCTTCGCCGAAAAAATGATGCCCAAACACAAAATGCGGGACGTTTCCCGGTTCATTTTCGGGGGCGCCTGCGAAGTGGAGCCCGACAAGCAGGGCCGCATCCTGCTGCCGGCCA
This region of Acidaminococcus timonensis genomic DNA includes:
- the mraZ gene encoding division/cell wall cluster transcriptional repressor MraZ yields the protein MLMGEFEHALDSKGRLFVPAKMRENLGASFVVTKGVDGCLDVYPMEAWEKLKNSFAEKMMPKHKMRDVSRFIFGGACEVEPDKQGRILLPANLRTYAQIKETALIVGVGNKAEIWDAKRYAEYTKAVEADVADMIEELEFE